The Deltaproteobacteria bacterium genome includes a window with the following:
- the metH gene encoding methionine synthase, giving the protein MYNLGVILPVAKQQLSDILAQRIAIIDGAMGTMIQQYKLDEADFRGERFRDHPKDLKGNNDLLVLTRPDIIREIHLQYLEAGADIIETNTFSSTAIAQADYGLESIARELNVAAARIAKEAVAAFERRHPGRTAFVAGAIGPTNRTCSLSPDVNNPAYRAVTFDELVDTYYEQIEGLVEGGADLLLPETTFDTLNLKAAVFALEKFFDHYGKRLPVMLSVTITDASGRTLSGQTLSAFWYSVRHAKPLSVGINCALGAKEMRPYIEELSKLADCYVSCYPNAGLPNPLSDTGYDEKPADTSALLKEFAQSHFINMVGGCCGTTPDHIRAIADAVRALPPRKVPRVPPATRLAGLEPFTLVGERAPFVMVGERTNVTGSPKFAQLIKTGDFDAALSVAKQQVDNGANVIDINFDEGLLDGEACMTRFLNLIASEPDIAKVPIMIDSSKWSVIEAGLRCVQGKSIVNSISLKEGEEKFLEHAKTCMRYGASVIVMAFDEQGQAASKDDKVRICVRAYKLLTERLGMAAEDIIFDCNILTVATGMEEHNNYAVDFIEAVREIKKQCPGVRTSGGVSNISFSFRGNNVVREAMHAAFLYHAINAGLDMGIVNAGMLEVYEEINKELLVMVEDVLLNRRPDATERLIDYAEKVKNQGKAKTKEEETWRSGTVQERLAHALVKGLTDFVDVDTEEARQQYPRPLDVIEGPLMDGMKIVGELFGAGKMFLPQVVKSARVMKRAVAYLLPFMEEERLAAAAEGRTTRTQGKFVIATVKGDVHDIGKNIVSVVLGCNNYEVIDLGVMVSCEKILEKAREVGAVAIGMSGLITPSLDEMVYNASEMQRQGFDIPLLVGGATTSKAHTAIKIAPQYEGVVAHVADASLVVNVIGDLVNPDKREAFVTNLKADQEKIRRRFAGQSDDRDMLPLSEARGRAFPTDWSQVQIDKPEALGVQVFDELPMTAVVPYIDWSPFFWAWDLKSLYPGILEHEKWGNQARALFKDAQAMLKDILANKRFRPKAVLGFWPAASQGDDVLVYADESRREVLTTLHFLRQQKRKRDSDEYLCLADFVAPVASGRADYIGAFAVTTGPEADVYAEGFKDRGDDYSNIMAKALADRCAEAMAELMHKKARENWGYGRLEQLSPEQLIKEEYRGIRPAPGYPACPDHTEKLLIWDLLNVEKNVGITLTESMAMMPPSSVSGLYFPHPAAHYFRVSRIGRDQVEDYAARKGFSVADVERWLAPNLGYDERV; this is encoded by the coding sequence ATATACAATTTGGGAGTGATCTTACCGGTGGCGAAGCAACAGCTCAGTGATATTTTGGCGCAGCGTATTGCGATCATCGACGGTGCTATGGGCACGATGATTCAGCAGTACAAACTGGACGAAGCGGACTTTCGCGGCGAGCGCTTTCGCGATCACCCCAAGGATCTCAAGGGCAATAACGACCTCCTTGTCCTCACGCGACCGGATATTATTCGGGAAATTCATCTCCAGTACCTCGAGGCTGGCGCCGATATTATCGAAACGAACACGTTTAGCAGTACGGCCATTGCACAGGCTGACTACGGGCTCGAGAGCATCGCGCGGGAACTTAACGTCGCCGCCGCCCGTATTGCTAAGGAAGCAGTCGCCGCGTTTGAGCGACGCCATCCGGGACGCACTGCATTTGTTGCTGGCGCAATCGGTCCAACCAACCGTACCTGCTCGCTATCGCCGGATGTCAATAATCCAGCGTATCGTGCGGTTACTTTTGATGAGTTAGTTGATACCTATTACGAGCAGATTGAGGGCCTGGTCGAGGGCGGAGCTGATCTACTTCTGCCCGAAACTACTTTCGATACTCTAAACCTTAAAGCTGCCGTGTTTGCTCTTGAGAAGTTTTTTGACCACTACGGCAAGCGCTTACCCGTGATGCTGTCGGTCACTATCACAGATGCTTCGGGCCGTACGCTTTCAGGGCAAACGCTTAGTGCTTTTTGGTACTCTGTAAGGCATGCGAAGCCACTCAGCGTTGGCATCAACTGTGCTCTCGGTGCCAAAGAAATGCGTCCCTACATCGAGGAACTGTCGAAGCTCGCAGACTGCTACGTCAGTTGTTATCCAAATGCTGGATTGCCCAATCCATTGAGTGACACAGGCTACGATGAGAAGCCGGCGGATACATCAGCGCTACTTAAAGAATTTGCCCAGTCGCATTTCATCAACATGGTCGGTGGCTGCTGTGGGACGACCCCAGATCATATCCGTGCCATAGCTGATGCTGTGCGTGCCTTGCCTCCACGCAAAGTGCCGCGCGTACCGCCGGCAACGCGGCTAGCTGGGTTGGAGCCGTTTACTCTGGTTGGGGAGCGCGCTCCCTTTGTCATGGTTGGGGAGCGCACCAACGTAACGGGTTCACCTAAGTTCGCGCAGTTGATCAAGACTGGGGATTTTGATGCAGCCCTAAGCGTTGCTAAACAACAGGTCGATAACGGTGCTAACGTTATCGACATTAACTTTGACGAGGGCCTCCTCGATGGTGAAGCGTGCATGACACGCTTTCTCAACCTCATCGCCTCTGAGCCTGATATTGCCAAAGTCCCGATCATGATCGACTCGTCCAAATGGTCGGTGATCGAGGCTGGTCTTCGATGCGTGCAGGGCAAGTCTATCGTCAACTCCATCAGCCTTAAAGAGGGCGAGGAGAAATTTCTCGAGCACGCCAAGACTTGTATGCGTTACGGTGCATCGGTCATAGTCATGGCTTTTGATGAGCAGGGTCAGGCTGCGTCTAAGGACGACAAAGTTAGAATTTGTGTGCGGGCATATAAGCTACTGACCGAGCGTCTCGGCATGGCGGCAGAGGACATTATCTTCGACTGCAATATCCTAACGGTTGCGACCGGTATGGAAGAGCATAATAACTACGCTGTCGACTTTATTGAAGCTGTCCGCGAGATCAAAAAACAATGTCCGGGTGTCCGGACATCAGGAGGCGTGAGTAATATCTCGTTCTCCTTCCGTGGTAACAATGTCGTGCGCGAGGCCATGCATGCGGCATTTCTCTATCATGCCATCAACGCTGGCCTCGACATGGGAATTGTCAACGCCGGGATGCTGGAGGTCTACGAGGAGATTAATAAAGAGCTCTTGGTCATGGTTGAGGATGTGCTCCTCAATAGACGGCCAGATGCTACTGAACGCCTCATCGATTATGCTGAGAAAGTCAAAAATCAGGGGAAAGCCAAGACCAAGGAAGAAGAAACCTGGCGCAGCGGTACCGTCCAGGAACGTCTGGCGCACGCATTAGTCAAGGGTCTCACCGATTTTGTGGATGTAGATACGGAAGAAGCGCGCCAGCAGTACCCGCGACCGCTCGATGTGATTGAAGGGCCGTTGATGGACGGGATGAAAATCGTCGGCGAGCTTTTTGGTGCCGGCAAGATGTTCCTCCCGCAGGTGGTCAAGAGTGCGCGCGTGATGAAACGTGCTGTTGCCTACCTTTTGCCATTTATGGAAGAGGAGCGCTTGGCAGCTGCGGCTGAAGGTCGGACCACGCGCACTCAAGGCAAATTTGTCATCGCTACGGTTAAGGGCGATGTGCATGACATTGGCAAGAACATCGTTAGCGTCGTGCTTGGCTGCAACAACTACGAAGTGATCGATCTAGGTGTGATGGTATCTTGCGAGAAGATACTGGAAAAAGCCCGAGAGGTGGGCGCGGTTGCGATCGGGATGAGTGGCCTCATCACGCCTTCGCTTGATGAGATGGTATATAACGCGTCAGAAATGCAGCGGCAGGGCTTTGATATTCCGCTACTTGTTGGTGGCGCGACCACAAGTAAGGCCCACACAGCCATTAAAATTGCGCCGCAGTACGAAGGTGTCGTTGCACACGTCGCTGATGCGTCTTTGGTCGTCAATGTCATTGGCGACCTCGTTAATCCGGACAAGCGCGAGGCGTTTGTCACGAATCTCAAGGCTGATCAGGAAAAGATCAGGCGCCGTTTCGCCGGTCAGAGTGACGACCGTGACATGTTACCCCTAAGCGAAGCCAGAGGCAGGGCGTTTCCGACCGATTGGTCGCAGGTTCAGATTGATAAACCTGAGGCACTTGGTGTGCAGGTTTTTGACGAATTGCCAATGACGGCTGTCGTGCCCTACATAGACTGGTCACCTTTCTTCTGGGCGTGGGATCTAAAAAGTTTGTATCCCGGAATCCTCGAGCACGAGAAATGGGGTAATCAAGCACGCGCTTTGTTTAAAGATGCTCAGGCGATGCTCAAGGACATCCTTGCCAACAAGCGATTTAGACCGAAAGCGGTCCTTGGATTTTGGCCAGCGGCCAGTCAAGGAGACGATGTCCTCGTTTATGCCGATGAATCCAGGCGTGAAGTGTTGACGACTTTACACTTTCTTCGGCAGCAAAAACGTAAACGGGATAGTGACGAGTATCTGTGCCTAGCCGACTTCGTGGCACCGGTAGCATCAGGGCGTGCCGATTATATTGGAGCATTCGCTGTTACCACTGGCCCAGAGGCAGACGTGTACGCCGAAGGGTTTAAGGACCGCGGTGACGATTATTCGAACATCATGGCCAAGGCTCTGGCCGATCGATGCGCCGAAGCCATGGCTGAGCTCATGCACAAAAAAGCCAGAGAGAACTGGGGCTACGGCAGGCTTGAGCAGCTTTCGCCGGAACAGCTGATCAAAGAGGAGTATCGTGGTATCCGGCCGGCACCTGGGTATCCCGCATGTCCTGATCATACGGAGAAGCTCCTCATTTGGGACCTATTAAACGTCGAGAAGAATGTCGGCATCACACTCACCGAATCGATGGCCATGATGCCTCCTAGTTCCGTGAGTGGTCTTTACTTCCCCCACCCCGCAGCCCATTACTTTAGGGTCAGTCGTATAGGTCGTGATCAGGTTGAAGACTACGCCGCGCGTAAGGGGTTCTCAGTCGCCGACGTGGAGCGGTGGCTAGCCCCGAACTTAGGCTACGATGAACGGGTTTAG
- a CDS encoding LysM peptidoglycan-binding domain-containing protein — protein sequence MALCHKPGRYHAVFSIVVFLCAACATEDKSPKEPLALHAVGGESTDSNNNDNHLADSANAAIGRSVNLAQIADSSTADEMSDPATKLPLEMNQDVERWIDFFTSRDRERFQRFLERGERYKPQIVAVLREQGVPPEIYYQAMIESGFTTSATSRAKAVGIWQFMRDTGRRYGLRIDSYVDERRDPLRATVAAALYMKDLYNVFQSWYLAVAAYNAGEGRIMNTIMRSKTRDFWEMARRHVLPTETMNYIPKFIAATMIGNNPSKYGFNDLSPESMPQLAAVAVPAPVRLSDIASVSGIPLALLKDINPNLLRGMTPPDGQTYRIWVPATEQPKFDGFKDRLMALRVKGLKNVAKREHEKPQMHLVESGDTLPRIASTYGLSVKKIQQLNSLHTAKITPGMRLVLVDHRQSVGSLVEVGRGTEAYRVRHGDNLHSIAKRFGTSIRTLKRLNGLRHNHVATGQVLKIPEVKG from the coding sequence ATGGCTTTGTGTCACAAGCCCGGGCGCTACCATGCTGTTTTCAGCATAGTAGTATTCTTATGCGCTGCCTGCGCCACAGAAGACAAATCACCCAAAGAGCCTCTGGCGTTACATGCTGTTGGCGGTGAGTCTACGGACAGCAACAATAACGATAATCACCTAGCTGACAGCGCTAATGCCGCTATTGGTCGCAGTGTTAACTTAGCGCAGATCGCTGATTCATCGACCGCGGACGAGATGAGTGATCCAGCGACTAAGTTGCCGCTTGAGATGAATCAGGATGTTGAGCGTTGGATCGACTTCTTCACCTCTCGAGACCGCGAACGCTTCCAACGGTTTCTGGAACGCGGGGAGAGATATAAACCACAGATCGTAGCTGTTTTACGGGAGCAGGGTGTTCCGCCAGAAATCTACTACCAGGCTATGATTGAAAGTGGATTCACCACCTCAGCCACTTCGCGAGCCAAGGCGGTTGGCATATGGCAATTTATGCGTGACACCGGGCGTCGTTACGGACTTCGCATAGACTCCTATGTGGACGAGCGTCGCGATCCCCTGCGGGCTACGGTTGCCGCCGCACTTTACATGAAAGATCTCTATAACGTCTTTCAATCGTGGTACCTCGCCGTTGCTGCCTACAATGCCGGCGAAGGACGCATCATGAATACAATCATGAGGTCGAAGACTCGCGATTTTTGGGAAATGGCGCGGCGTCATGTCTTGCCGACAGAGACCATGAATTATATTCCCAAATTCATCGCGGCTACCATGATTGGCAACAACCCATCAAAGTATGGATTCAACGACCTGAGCCCTGAGTCTATGCCGCAACTTGCAGCGGTCGCAGTGCCCGCACCAGTGCGATTAAGCGATATCGCCTCTGTGAGTGGTATCCCACTGGCGCTGCTTAAGGATATTAATCCCAATCTTTTGCGCGGCATGACGCCACCTGATGGGCAAACGTACCGTATTTGGGTACCGGCGACGGAGCAGCCAAAATTCGACGGATTCAAAGATCGTCTGATGGCGCTCAGGGTCAAAGGCCTAAAAAATGTGGCAAAAAGGGAGCATGAAAAGCCGCAAATGCATCTAGTAGAGAGTGGTGACACGCTACCGCGGATTGCTTCGACCTATGGTTTGTCGGTAAAAAAAATTCAGCAGCTTAACAGTTTGCATACGGCAAAAATCACACCGGGTATGAGGCTGGTACTGGTCGATCATCGGCAATCTGTTGGTAGTCTGGTCGAAGTTGGGCGTGGCACTGAGGCATACCGTGTGCGTCATGGCGATAATTTACATTCCATCGCTAAGCGTTTTGGTACCTCGATTCGGACGCTGAAGCGCCTTAATGGGCTGCGTCATAATCACGTGGCAACGGGTCAAGTTTTGAAGATTCCTGAAGTTAAGGGATAG
- a CDS encoding rhomboid family intramembrane serine protease — protein sequence MFILPLGLGTKIRRVPVVSLLLAAAWICVFFFDRSQARVTDGIFNAAARSGIKDAARNLFQEYCEAHSGKPKLCARYAVLIKTGFPSKAPIRRGVARLSFEDYENLGKEQHLAAGLRDHFSHCGSSKRCFLYKDLIWSFATARTKLNESLQHLGSYSTYLKAEKNYLGELRRVCLNAQCLVKGNVNFGSVIWSQMRHGSLTHLMGNIFALLIFGIYAEQRTRRWIYLISILSAGSVGMIIHAYYFSGRDTISLGGSAIVSAVMGMFYVFFFHTKMRFLVWLPRKIYWGTSYYVEIRYAFPLLFVLADIAGSLDSGFSELHLGTVAHMAHIFGFMAGVGVGLIIRTLRQLPASLLYESEIDDLLHLESMRGLANQLKFADEMLARNPDNLRARALGCAAALRWMPHDSREQNAALGAQTDRFLKNHLAEFCSRSIERGSVMTANKLLEKLPIGVPYQVILANLKQSTLVTLINVAVKTGQIWLSLRLADMLLLQFTLSKRYDEVASHAADLIASLPLTTTNMRSVSAYLKTHPNMPLSDRFGAWLSNAQEELKAS from the coding sequence ATGTTTATCTTGCCTCTTGGCTTAGGAACCAAAATCCGTCGTGTGCCAGTGGTCTCGCTACTGCTAGCCGCGGCCTGGATATGCGTATTCTTTTTTGATCGATCGCAGGCTCGCGTAACCGATGGCATCTTCAACGCAGCGGCTCGCAGCGGTATAAAAGATGCGGCGCGCAATCTATTTCAAGAATACTGCGAAGCTCATAGCGGCAAACCCAAGCTGTGTGCCCGTTATGCGGTGCTCATCAAAACTGGGTTTCCAAGTAAAGCACCAATACGCAGAGGGGTAGCGCGTCTATCTTTTGAGGACTATGAAAATCTTGGTAAAGAGCAACACCTAGCAGCAGGATTACGTGATCATTTTAGTCATTGTGGATCATCCAAAAGATGTTTTCTTTATAAAGATCTTATTTGGTCATTTGCCACAGCTCGCACGAAACTCAATGAATCGCTGCAGCATCTGGGTTCGTATAGTACCTATCTTAAAGCTGAGAAAAATTATCTTGGCGAATTACGGCGTGTTTGTCTCAATGCGCAGTGCCTAGTGAAGGGGAATGTAAATTTCGGCTCAGTGATTTGGTCACAAATGCGCCATGGTAGTTTGACTCATCTCATGGGGAATATTTTTGCACTGCTCATTTTTGGTATTTATGCGGAGCAAAGAACGCGTCGATGGATTTATCTCATTTCTATACTCAGTGCTGGCAGCGTCGGCATGATCATTCACGCCTACTACTTCTCCGGGCGCGATACGATCTCGCTTGGGGGTTCCGCGATCGTCAGTGCCGTTATGGGGATGTTTTACGTGTTCTTCTTCCACACGAAGATGCGCTTTTTAGTTTGGTTGCCTCGTAAAATATATTGGGGTACGAGCTATTACGTTGAAATTCGTTATGCATTTCCGCTGCTGTTTGTATTGGCAGATATAGCTGGAAGCCTGGATAGCGGTTTTAGTGAGTTGCATCTGGGCACTGTAGCCCATATGGCCCATATATTTGGCTTTATGGCGGGTGTTGGGGTGGGGCTGATCATTCGAACTCTGCGCCAACTACCGGCCAGTCTTCTTTATGAAAGCGAAATTGATGACCTCCTGCACTTAGAGAGTATGCGCGGGCTGGCTAACCAGCTAAAATTTGCGGACGAAATGTTAGCCCGTAACCCCGATAATTTGCGCGCACGGGCTTTAGGCTGCGCCGCAGCACTGAGATGGATGCCGCATGATTCGCGCGAACAAAACGCTGCGCTTGGTGCACAGACAGATAGATTTTTAAAAAATCATCTTGCGGAATTTTGCTCACGAAGTATCGAGCGTGGAAGCGTTATGACGGCCAATAAATTGCTAGAAAAACTGCCCATAGGTGTTCCCTATCAAGTCATTTTAGCAAACCTTAAGCAATCTACCTTAGTCACGTTGATAAATGTGGCAGTCAAGACTGGTCAAATCTGGTTGTCTCTCAGACTGGCTGATATGCTGCTGCTTCAATTCACCTTATCAAAACGCTACGACGAAGTGGCATCGCATGCCGCGGACCTTATTGCCAGTCTACCGCTCACCACGACGAATATGCGCAGTGTGAGTGCTTACCTTAAAACTCACCCCAATATGCCACTTAGCGACAGATTCGGTGCATGGCTAAGTAATGCCCAAGAGGAGTTGAAGGCTAGCTAA
- a CDS encoding RDD family protein, translating to MRNARPDLVPMSERFRSARIPLFQVVDDLSLYKPASFVQRWYALTLDIAFLGPLNVLVGIPFARQLEHLEVLGQTPKLILLGLFIKLTPILIYVVFPTWLTGQTLGKRMVGIKIIQSDYRPSLSLGQVFLRETLGKLLVLLTLGFGIIAVFSSRRRRGWHDRLSRTMVIDVS from the coding sequence ATGCGGAATGCACGACCAGATTTAGTACCAATGTCCGAGCGCTTTCGCTCCGCGCGTATACCGCTATTTCAAGTCGTCGATGATTTGAGTCTTTATAAGCCGGCTTCGTTTGTACAAAGGTGGTATGCACTGACTTTAGATATCGCATTTTTAGGCCCACTCAATGTCTTGGTAGGCATTCCCTTCGCAAGGCAATTAGAGCACCTTGAGGTCTTAGGACAGACTCCTAAGTTAATCCTGTTAGGCCTCTTCATTAAGCTGACTCCAATCCTGATTTACGTGGTTTTTCCGACTTGGTTAACGGGGCAGACGCTAGGCAAGAGAATGGTCGGGATTAAAATCATTCAGTCCGATTATCGGCCATCCCTAAGTCTCGGGCAGGTGTTCCTGCGTGAGACCCTAGGTAAGCTTTTAGTACTGTTAACTCTTGGGTTTGGCATCATCGCGGTGTTCAGTAGTAGGAGGCGGCGTGGTTGGCATGATCGTTTGAGCCGGACCATGGTGATCGACGTCAGTTAG
- a CDS encoding proline dehydrogenase, translated as MVTPLSSRWAIVIIADIRGILAAGGAAEKAVGKASHFYYSLVTIWEAPLVNTRSQLDFTNTEIAFESSSTAELLKARALFASFNFPLLIKSGTALIDWALTKRLPITPLVRLAVFDHFCGGITIEDCQRKVAFLGSSGVRSVLDYSVEGLGNEQAFDAAVVETERAIEQAKTTQLMPFCVFKMTGVGRFDLLAKASTDEVLSAAETRELERIERRVHTLCAAAAAAGRRILVDAEETWLQVAIDRIIERMMQEFNRDTPVVYNTVQMYRADRLAYLKACHARAKAGGYKVGVKLVRGAYMEKERQRAAALGLPSPIHPSKAATDAAYDAAIEFCVDHIGDFGVFAGTHNEVSLKKLTALMTKHGLQANDSRIEMSQLLGMSDNLTFNLAHHGYLTSKYVPYGPVAAVLPYLVRRAEENSAVAGQAGRELSLIDRELKRRARKVRSRLTQTSKRP; from the coding sequence ATGGTGACTCCCTTGAGTAGCCGGTGGGCTATAGTTATCATAGCAGATATACGGGGTATTTTGGCCGCGGGCGGAGCTGCCGAGAAAGCTGTGGGCAAGGCTTCTCACTTTTACTATAGCTTGGTGACCATTTGGGAGGCGCCTTTAGTGAATACCAGGTCGCAACTTGATTTTACCAACACCGAGATCGCCTTTGAGTCTAGTTCGACGGCTGAATTACTCAAGGCGAGAGCGCTATTTGCGTCATTCAATTTTCCGTTGCTGATCAAATCAGGCACGGCGCTGATTGATTGGGCTCTGACCAAAAGGCTACCGATCACCCCATTAGTCCGTTTGGCGGTGTTCGATCATTTTTGTGGCGGCATCACGATCGAGGATTGTCAGCGCAAGGTGGCCTTTCTTGGCAGTAGTGGAGTCCGTTCCGTTCTCGATTACTCCGTTGAGGGACTGGGTAACGAGCAGGCCTTTGATGCGGCAGTGGTGGAGACTGAGCGGGCTATTGAGCAGGCGAAGACGACGCAACTCATGCCCTTTTGCGTGTTCAAGATGACTGGTGTCGGGCGCTTTGATCTCCTCGCCAAGGCCTCGACCGATGAGGTTTTGAGCGCCGCAGAGACGAGGGAACTAGAGCGCATTGAGAGGCGCGTACACACCCTCTGTGCAGCTGCCGCAGCCGCCGGGCGACGTATTCTAGTTGATGCAGAGGAGACTTGGTTACAGGTTGCCATTGATCGCATCATCGAACGTATGATGCAGGAATTTAATCGCGATACTCCGGTCGTATATAACACCGTACAGATGTACCGTGCAGATCGACTCGCCTATCTGAAAGCCTGTCATGCGCGGGCCAAGGCTGGTGGTTATAAGGTGGGCGTGAAGTTGGTGCGTGGCGCGTATATGGAGAAAGAGCGGCAGCGGGCGGCGGCCCTGGGGTTGCCGAGTCCCATTCATCCGAGTAAGGCTGCGACTGACGCAGCGTACGACGCAGCGATCGAGTTCTGCGTCGATCACATCGGCGATTTTGGTGTCTTCGCTGGGACCCACAACGAGGTTTCGCTCAAAAAGCTAACCGCGCTCATGACGAAGCACGGCCTCCAAGCGAACGACTCCAGAATCGAAATGTCTCAACTGCTGGGGATGAGCGACAACCTGACGTTTAATTTGGCCCACCATGGTTACCTGACATCTAAATACGTCCCATACGGGCCTGTTGCCGCCGTGCTGCCTTATTTGGTTAGGCGTGCAGAGGAAAACAGTGCCGTGGCAGGCCAGGCTGGTCGCGAGTTAAGTCTCATCGATCGCGAGCTAAAAAGGCGAGCGCGCAAGGTCAGGTCCCGACTAACGCAGACATCCAAGCGCCCTTAG
- the yhbY gene encoding ribosome assembly RNA-binding protein YhbY, with protein MTLTRKQICKLRGLAHSLNPAVQMGKAGFADSLVREVKRNLNDHELIKVRLSADDAVEFYDLAEQLAGATEASLVQTIGRIAVLYRPSEKAKIRI; from the coding sequence ATGACTTTGACGCGTAAACAAATTTGTAAACTTCGTGGCCTTGCACACAGCCTTAACCCTGCAGTACAGATGGGTAAAGCCGGCTTTGCCGACTCCCTAGTGCGGGAAGTTAAACGCAACCTGAACGATCACGAGCTGATCAAAGTGCGCTTAAGCGCTGATGACGCCGTAGAGTTCTACGATCTTGCTGAGCAGCTAGCTGGGGCTACCGAGGCTTCTTTGGTTCAAACTATAGGCCGTATAGCAGTGCTATACCGCCCTAGTGAGAAGGCCAAGATTCGTATCTAA